The following proteins are co-located in the Malus sylvestris chromosome 13, drMalSylv7.2, whole genome shotgun sequence genome:
- the LOC126595538 gene encoding uncharacterized protein LOC126595538, with protein sequence MPNISSVHYTKGTFLPYQTAHICLVFSNFLSNQVTAMFNGKETEAEKRKQPDNDGIISGRQKQKKARDDKGDVTAVKEDEVEEFFAILGRIRRVVRHFKNADGGGSLKVAGGGSRLRAMLERDEEANGVQLGTNMQDCGEEENLDLDLNADPDPECDPS encoded by the coding sequence ATGCCCAACATTTCTTCAGTTCATTACACCAAAGGAACCTTCCTACCATACCAAACGGCGCATATATGCCTCGTCTTTTCTAATTTCTTAAGCAACCAGGTGACGGCGATGTTTAACGGAAAAGAAACGGAGGCAGAGAAGAGAAAGCAGCCGGACAACGACGGCATCATCTCAGGGAGGCAAAAGCAAAAGAAGGCTCGGGATGATAAGGGAGACGTCACGGCCGTGAAGGAGGACGAGGTTGAGGAGTTCTTTGCTATCCTCGGACGGATACGCCGGGTGGTCAGGCACTTCAAGAATGCTGACGGTGGTGGCAGCCTTAAAGTAGCGGGCGGAGGATCCCGATTGAGGGCAATGCTCGAGCGTGATGAAGAAGCAAACGGCGTTCAACTGGGGACCAACATGCAAGATTGTGGTGAGGAGGAGAATTTGGACTTGGATTTGAATGCAGATCCGGATCCGGAATGTGATCCAAGTTAG